Proteins from one Thermobifida alba genomic window:
- the icmF gene encoding fused isobutyryl-CoA mutase/GTPase IcmF: MNDKAKPDSLHRPTNPVRFVTASSLFDGHDAAINIMRRILQSQGAEVIHLGHNRSVREVVDAALEEDVQGVAVSSYQGGHVEYFEYLAELLREHGADHVKVYGGGGGVIVPEEIARLRESGVTIFSPQDGQRLGLPGMINTLIRDCDFDLWEHRRVDVESVASGDRFALARAITGAELGCLSDEERSRLRSAAADVPVLGITGTGGSGKSSLTDELVRRFRLDQQDKLRIAVIAIDPTRRRGGGALLGDRIRMNSLDGDRIFFRSLATRGSREVPDHLDDVINVAKAAGFDLVIVETPGIGQGDAAIVPYVDVAMYVMTPEFGAASQLEKIDMLDFADVVAINKFERRGAKDALRDVGRQMVRNREAFGARPEDMPVFGTSAATFNDDGVTALYQHLRGLLAERGLPVAGGVLPRVDVRHSSGITQVVPSSRVRYLSEIAETVRAYRAETQRLAEAARRVQRLEETAKDLADAGHDTAAVEEVLAEARRQLPQEIAEQIANWPEVVASYSGEEQVVTVRDRQIRTRLTRESLAGTKVPRVALPRYTDHGELVSFWRRENLPGFFPFTAGVFPFKRDNEDPARMFAGEGDPFRTNRRFKLLSEGQPATRLSTAFDSVTLYGRDPDRRPDIYGKVGTSGVSVATLDDMKELYAGFDLAAPTTSVSMTINGPAPTVLAFFLNTVIDQQLDAFREKHGREPDEQEAAEVRAHALRSVRGTVQADILKEDQGQNTCLFSTEFSLRMMADIQEWFIANGVRNFYSVSISGYHIAEAGANPISQLAFTLANGFTYVEAYLARGMHIDDFAPNLSFFFSNGMDPEYSVLGRVARRIWAVAMRDKYGANERSQKLKYHVQTSGRSLHAQEMQFNDIRTTLQALIAIYDNANSLHTNAYDEAITTPTEESVRRALAIQLIINREWGLAMNENPLQGSFIIDELTDLVEEAVLAEFDRINERGGVLGAMETGYQRGRIQDESMLYEQRKHDGSLPIIGVNTFLPPSGDDGSAQEIELARATEEEKESQLRRVQAFREAHREEAEQAIERLKQAAMNNENVFAVLMDAARVCSLQQVTEAFFEVGGQYRRNV; encoded by the coding sequence ATGAACGACAAGGCCAAGCCGGACTCGCTGCACCGTCCGACGAACCCCGTCCGGTTCGTCACCGCGTCCAGCCTGTTCGACGGGCACGACGCGGCGATCAACATCATGCGACGCATCCTGCAGTCGCAGGGAGCCGAGGTCATCCACCTGGGACACAACCGGTCGGTGCGCGAAGTGGTGGACGCCGCGCTGGAAGAGGACGTCCAGGGCGTCGCGGTCAGCTCCTACCAGGGCGGCCACGTCGAGTACTTCGAGTACCTGGCGGAACTGCTCCGCGAACACGGCGCCGACCACGTCAAGGTGTACGGCGGCGGGGGCGGCGTCATCGTCCCCGAGGAGATCGCCCGCCTGCGCGAGTCCGGGGTGACGATCTTCTCCCCCCAGGACGGCCAGCGCCTCGGCCTGCCCGGAATGATCAACACCCTCATCCGCGACTGCGACTTCGACCTGTGGGAGCACCGCCGGGTCGACGTGGAGTCCGTGGCCTCCGGCGACCGGTTCGCCCTGGCCCGCGCCATCACCGGAGCCGAACTCGGCTGCCTCTCCGACGAGGAGCGCTCCCGACTGCGCTCGGCCGCCGCCGACGTCCCCGTCCTGGGCATCACCGGCACCGGAGGCTCCGGCAAGTCCTCCCTCACCGACGAACTGGTGCGCCGCTTCCGCCTCGACCAGCAGGACAAGCTGCGCATCGCGGTCATCGCGATCGACCCCACCCGCCGCCGCGGCGGCGGCGCGCTGCTGGGCGACCGCATCCGCATGAACTCCCTCGACGGCGACCGGATCTTCTTCCGCTCCCTGGCCACCCGCGGCAGCCGCGAGGTCCCCGACCACCTCGACGACGTGATCAACGTGGCCAAGGCCGCCGGATTCGACCTGGTCATCGTGGAGACCCCGGGCATCGGCCAGGGCGACGCGGCGATCGTGCCGTACGTGGACGTCGCCATGTACGTGATGACCCCCGAGTTCGGCGCCGCCTCCCAGCTGGAGAAGATCGACATGCTCGACTTCGCCGACGTGGTGGCGATCAACAAGTTCGAACGGCGCGGCGCCAAGGACGCCCTGCGCGACGTCGGCCGCCAGATGGTGCGCAACCGCGAGGCGTTCGGCGCCAGACCCGAGGACATGCCGGTGTTCGGCACCTCCGCGGCGACCTTCAACGACGACGGCGTCACCGCGCTCTACCAGCACCTGCGCGGCCTCCTCGCGGAACGGGGCCTCCCGGTGGCCGGGGGCGTCCTGCCGCGCGTCGACGTCCGCCACTCCAGCGGCATCACCCAGGTGGTCCCCTCCAGCCGGGTCCGCTACCTCTCCGAGATCGCCGAGACCGTGCGCGCCTACCGCGCCGAGACCCAGCGGCTCGCCGAGGCGGCCCGCCGCGTCCAGCGGCTGGAGGAGACCGCCAAGGATCTCGCCGACGCCGGCCACGACACCGCCGCCGTCGAGGAGGTGCTCGCCGAGGCCCGCCGGCAGCTGCCGCAGGAGATCGCCGAGCAGATCGCGAACTGGCCCGAGGTGGTGGCGTCCTACTCCGGTGAGGAGCAGGTCGTGACGGTGCGCGACCGCCAGATCCGCACCCGGCTCACCCGCGAGTCCCTGGCCGGCACGAAGGTCCCCCGGGTCGCCCTGCCCCGCTACACCGACCACGGCGAACTCGTGTCGTTCTGGCGGCGCGAGAACCTGCCCGGCTTCTTCCCGTTCACCGCGGGCGTCTTCCCGTTCAAACGCGACAACGAGGACCCCGCCCGCATGTTCGCCGGCGAGGGCGACCCGTTCCGCACCAACCGGCGCTTCAAACTCCTGTCGGAGGGCCAGCCCGCCACCCGGCTGTCCACCGCGTTCGACTCCGTCACCCTCTACGGCCGCGACCCCGACCGCCGCCCCGACATCTACGGCAAGGTCGGCACCTCCGGCGTCTCCGTGGCCACCCTGGACGACATGAAGGAGCTGTACGCCGGATTCGACCTGGCCGCGCCCACCACCTCGGTGTCGATGACCATCAACGGCCCGGCCCCCACCGTGCTGGCGTTCTTCCTCAACACCGTCATCGACCAGCAGCTCGACGCCTTCCGGGAGAAGCACGGCCGCGAACCGGACGAGCAGGAGGCCGCCGAGGTGCGCGCCCACGCGCTGCGGTCGGTGCGCGGCACGGTGCAGGCCGACATCCTCAAGGAGGACCAGGGCCAGAACACCTGCCTGTTCTCCACCGAGTTCTCCCTGCGGATGATGGCCGACATCCAAGAGTGGTTCATCGCCAACGGGGTCCGCAACTTCTACTCGGTGTCCATCTCCGGCTACCACATCGCCGAGGCCGGGGCGAACCCGATCAGCCAGCTCGCGTTCACCCTCGCCAACGGCTTCACCTACGTCGAGGCGTACCTCGCCCGGGGCATGCACATCGACGACTTCGCGCCCAACCTGTCGTTCTTCTTCTCCAACGGCATGGACCCCGAGTACTCGGTGCTGGGCCGGGTGGCCCGCCGCATCTGGGCGGTGGCCATGCGCGACAAGTACGGCGCCAACGAGCGCTCCCAGAAGCTGAAGTACCACGTGCAGACGTCGGGACGGTCCCTGCACGCCCAGGAGATGCAGTTCAACGACATCCGCACCACGCTCCAGGCGCTCATCGCGATCTACGACAACGCCAACAGCCTGCACACCAACGCCTACGACGAGGCCATCACCACCCCCACCGAGGAGTCGGTGCGCCGGGCGCTGGCCATCCAGCTGATCATCAACCGCGAGTGGGGTCTGGCGATGAACGAGAACCCGCTCCAGGGCTCCTTCATCATCGACGAACTCACCGACCTGGTGGAGGAGGCCGTGCTCGCCGAGTTCGACCGCATCAACGAGCGCGGCGGCGTGCTCGGCGCGATGGAGACCGGCTACCAGCGCGGCCGCATCCAGGACGAGTCGATGCTGTACGAGCAGCGCAAGCACGACGGCTCGCTGCCCATCATCGGCGTCAACACCTTCCTGCCGCCCTCCGGGGACGACGGCTCGGCCCAGGAGATCGAACTGGCCCGCGCCACCGAGGAGGAGAAGGAGTCGCAGCTGCGGCGGGTCCAGGCGTTCCGGGAGGCGCACCGGGAGGAGGCCGAGCAGGCGATCGAGCGGCTCAAGCAGGCCGCCATGAACAACGAGAACGTGTTCGCGGTCCTCATGGACGCGGCACGGGTCTGCAGCCTCCAGCAGGTCACCGAAGCGTTCTTCGAGGTCGGCGGCCAGTACCGGAGGAACGTGTGA
- a CDS encoding FUSC family protein encodes MRLLGALLHAGRRWLTSELPAVRDRLSENFWPVVHAVVAGTVAWLLAKNLTATHDPFFAPIAAVIALNASASERGANAVRLLLGVVIGILVGELTLALVGANYRGLAIAIGVAMIFAIVVNFARLVIGQAAVSAMLIVTFAEEASLHRLADALIGAGVALVISQLLFPVRVVAILRRAEAEALAEMARMLDDTGHALARDDDVSAEETVDRLGGLSKPISNLTQTRESSRHTVRSSTIRWGDLEPITREDEHVDRLVYLGESCLTLARTTAAMSTEERHRFAPMVCEIAASLDMLAKDLNNRATRQRAVDRALEAARPFGGRPSDDDPLTVSTHLAVLLVATDIMLFAGIDPQDVQGALEEDIDRPRVTRPVAVPWLPWVSWRPQLSMQARVQKWRTRLSEFVSREEDRKEAEAESRRDRQQRNVQ; translated from the coding sequence ATGCGACTGCTGGGCGCTCTCCTGCACGCCGGACGGCGGTGGCTGACCTCCGAGCTGCCCGCCGTCCGGGACCGCCTGTCCGAGAACTTCTGGCCGGTCGTGCACGCCGTCGTCGCGGGAACCGTGGCGTGGCTGCTCGCCAAGAACCTCACCGCCACCCACGATCCGTTCTTCGCACCGATCGCGGCGGTCATCGCGCTCAACGCCTCGGCCAGCGAACGGGGCGCCAACGCCGTCCGCCTGCTGCTGGGGGTGGTCATCGGCATCCTGGTGGGCGAGCTGACCCTGGCCCTCGTCGGCGCGAACTACCGGGGCCTGGCCATCGCCATCGGCGTGGCCATGATCTTCGCCATCGTGGTCAACTTCGCCCGGCTGGTGATCGGCCAGGCCGCCGTCAGCGCGATGCTCATCGTGACCTTCGCCGAGGAGGCCAGCCTGCACCGGCTCGCCGACGCGCTGATCGGCGCCGGGGTGGCCCTGGTGATCAGCCAGCTGCTGTTCCCGGTACGGGTGGTCGCCATCCTGCGCCGCGCCGAGGCCGAGGCGCTGGCGGAGATGGCGCGGATGCTCGACGACACCGGACACGCGCTGGCCCGCGACGACGACGTCTCCGCCGAGGAGACCGTCGACCGGCTGGGCGGGCTGAGCAAACCGATCTCCAACCTCACCCAGACGAGGGAGAGCAGCCGGCACACCGTGCGCAGCTCCACCATCCGGTGGGGGGACCTGGAGCCGATCACCCGGGAGGACGAACACGTCGACCGGCTCGTCTACCTGGGGGAGAGCTGCCTGACCCTGGCCCGCACCACCGCGGCGATGAGCACCGAGGAGCGGCACCGGTTCGCTCCGATGGTGTGCGAGATCGCGGCGTCGCTCGACATGCTCGCCAAGGACCTCAACAACCGGGCCACCCGCCAGCGCGCGGTCGACCGGGCCCTGGAGGCCGCCCGCCCATTCGGCGGCCGCCCCTCCGACGACGACCCGCTGACCGTCTCCACGCACCTCGCCGTGCTGCTGGTCGCCACCGACATCATGCTGTTCGCCGGGATCGACCCGCAGGACGTCCAGGGCGCGCTCGAGGAGGACATCGACCGGCCGCGCGTCACCCGGCCGGTCGCGGTGCCGTGGCTGCCGTGGGTGTCGTGGCGGCCCCAGCTCTCGATGCAGGCCAGGGTGCAGAAATGGCGGACCCGTCTTTCCGAGTTCGTCTCCCGGGAAGAGGACCGGAAGGAAGCGGAGGCGGAGAGCCGACGGGACCGGCAACAGCGGAACGTCCAGTGA
- a CDS encoding glucose 1-dehydrogenase produces the protein MRALTVVPGKAGSVEVGEVPEPVAGEGELLVDGVALGICGTDHEIVGGLHGSAPEGADRLVLGHESLGRVRAAPPGSGFAPGDLVVGVVRRPDPQPCGACAHGDFDACRNGRFTERGIKERHGYGSERWTVEAEYAVRLAPELEEVGVLLEPASVVAKAWEQIERVGGRSWFDPRRLLVTGAGPIGLLAALFGLQRGLEVHVLDQVDSGVKPELVAALDATYHTGGLAEVAAAVNPEVVVEATGAPRLVLDAITTNAPFGVVCLVGLSSAGTRIPVDAGALNRSIVLENDAFFGSVNANLRHYELAARALSWADRTWLTRMITRRLPLERAHEAFRDGGADDVKVVVDL, from the coding sequence ATGCGCGCTCTGACGGTGGTCCCCGGAAAAGCCGGATCGGTGGAGGTCGGCGAGGTCCCGGAGCCCGTGGCGGGCGAGGGGGAACTCCTCGTCGACGGTGTGGCGTTGGGCATCTGCGGCACCGACCACGAGATCGTCGGGGGCCTGCACGGCTCGGCCCCCGAGGGCGCGGACCGGCTGGTCCTGGGCCACGAGTCGCTGGGCCGGGTGCGCGCGGCCCCGCCCGGCAGCGGCTTCGCCCCGGGCGACCTGGTGGTCGGGGTCGTCCGCCGCCCGGACCCCCAACCCTGCGGGGCGTGTGCGCACGGCGACTTCGACGCGTGCCGCAACGGCCGGTTCACCGAACGCGGCATCAAGGAGCGGCACGGCTACGGCTCCGAGCGGTGGACGGTGGAGGCCGAGTACGCGGTCCGGCTCGCCCCGGAACTGGAGGAGGTCGGCGTCCTGCTGGAACCCGCCTCGGTGGTGGCCAAGGCGTGGGAGCAGATCGAACGCGTCGGCGGCCGCTCCTGGTTCGACCCGCGGCGCCTGCTCGTCACCGGCGCCGGCCCCATCGGGCTGCTGGCCGCCCTGTTCGGCCTGCAGCGCGGCCTGGAGGTGCACGTCCTCGACCAGGTGGACAGCGGTGTGAAACCGGAACTGGTGGCGGCCCTCGACGCGACCTACCACACCGGCGGCCTCGCCGAGGTCGCCGCGGCGGTCAACCCGGAGGTGGTCGTCGAGGCCACCGGGGCGCCCCGGCTCGTCCTCGACGCGATCACCACCAACGCGCCCTTCGGGGTCGTCTGCCTCGTCGGGCTGTCCTCCGCCGGGACGCGGATCCCCGTGGACGCCGGGGCGCTCAACCGGAGCATCGTCCTGGAGAACGACGCGTTCTTCGGCTCGGTCAACGCCAACCTGCGCCACTACGAACTGGCCGCGCGCGCCCTGTCCTGGGCCGACCGCACCTGGCTGACCCGGATGATCACCCGGCGCCTGCCCCTGGAACGCGCGCACGAGGCGTTCCGGGACGGCGGAGCCGACGACGTGAAGGTGGTCGTCGACCTGTGA
- a CDS encoding alpha/beta fold hydrolase: protein MPLDAATVHDLRTDHGPVRYYRAGESGPAVVLLHGAMLDTAPLTWGRTVAALADSHRVFAPDLPRHGGSRPWHGPTDQEGLEAVLAELLDHWELSRASLVGLSLGGGIAAGFAARRPERVDRLVLVAPGGMEGRRIAQGTTYLLLHTPFLLRLATVLLARGPRLLRATLAAALVEGERNPDFAEIAALAEEEARAKHEAGELALDDWQIRSYGWRRMRTDLRPLLPRITAPTLVVRGDADTAVPLSAVEEAARLIPGAELLRIPRAGHLLPRDRPEEFHAALRAFL from the coding sequence GTGCCCCTCGACGCCGCCACCGTCCACGACCTCCGCACCGACCACGGACCCGTCCGCTACTACCGGGCCGGGGAGTCCGGGCCCGCCGTGGTCCTGCTCCACGGGGCCATGCTCGACACCGCCCCGCTCACCTGGGGGCGGACGGTCGCCGCGCTGGCCGACTCCCACCGGGTGTTCGCCCCCGACCTGCCGCGCCACGGCGGCAGCCGCCCGTGGCACGGACCGACCGACCAGGAGGGCCTGGAAGCCGTCCTGGCCGAACTGCTGGACCACTGGGAACTGTCGAGGGCGAGCCTGGTGGGGCTCTCCCTCGGCGGCGGCATCGCCGCCGGGTTCGCCGCGCGCCGCCCCGAACGGGTGGACCGGCTGGTGCTGGTCGCCCCCGGCGGCATGGAGGGCCGCCGGATCGCCCAGGGCACCACCTACCTGCTGCTGCACACGCCTTTTCTGCTGCGGCTCGCCACGGTGCTGCTCGCCCGCGGTCCGCGGCTGCTCCGCGCCACGCTGGCGGCGGCCCTCGTCGAGGGCGAACGCAACCCGGACTTCGCGGAGATCGCCGCACTGGCCGAGGAGGAGGCGCGCGCCAAGCACGAGGCGGGGGAACTCGCCCTGGACGACTGGCAGATCCGCTCCTACGGTTGGCGCCGCATGCGCACCGACCTTCGCCCGCTGCTGCCCCGCATCACCGCCCCCACCCTGGTGGTGCGCGGCGACGCGGACACCGCCGTGCCGCTGTCCGCCGTCGAGGAGGCCGCCCGGCTCATCCCCGGGGCCGAGCTGCTGCGGATTCCGCGGGCCGGACACCTGCTGCCCCGCGACCGCCCCGAGGAGTTCCACGCGGCCCTGCGCGCCTTCCTCTGA
- a CDS encoding TetR/AcrR family transcriptional regulator — protein MGAERAERILDAAAELIARYGYAKTSVSDVARAAGIAKGAIYREFPSKEAVLEALLDRQTRRLTGAVARAVREDPVGARLSTVYRHALGALAADPLMRALYTADSQVLGDVVRRRGPERYGPRQRLVVEFVSRMQRAGLIRADLAAEAVAHVLGILSVGLVAIESTVGSEAAPPLEETLEALSALLADGFETGPGADSADGRRVFDSFLADLAAAAQPPPDSARRE, from the coding sequence GTGGGAGCGGAACGAGCGGAGCGGATCCTCGACGCGGCAGCGGAACTGATCGCCCGGTACGGCTACGCCAAGACCAGCGTCAGCGATGTCGCCCGCGCCGCGGGAATCGCCAAGGGCGCCATCTACCGGGAGTTCCCGAGCAAGGAGGCCGTACTGGAGGCCCTGCTGGACCGCCAGACGCGGCGGCTGACCGGGGCGGTCGCCCGCGCCGTGCGCGAGGACCCCGTGGGGGCGCGGCTGTCCACCGTCTACCGGCACGCGCTGGGCGCGCTCGCCGCGGACCCGCTCATGCGCGCCCTCTACACCGCCGACAGCCAGGTGCTGGGCGACGTCGTGCGGCGGCGCGGCCCCGAACGCTACGGCCCCCGGCAGCGCCTGGTGGTGGAGTTCGTCTCCCGCATGCAGCGGGCCGGGCTCATCCGCGCCGACCTGGCCGCAGAGGCCGTCGCCCACGTGCTCGGCATCCTCTCCGTCGGCCTGGTCGCCATCGAGTCCACGGTCGGCTCCGAGGCGGCCCCGCCGCTGGAGGAGACCCTGGAGGCGCTCAGCGCACTCCTCGCCGACGGTTTCGAGACCGGTCCCGGCGCCGACTCCGCGGACGGGCGGCGCGTCTTCGACTCCTTCCTCGCCGACCTGGCCGCCGCAGCGCAGCCCCCGCCCGACAGCGCACGCCGAGAGTGA
- a CDS encoding WGxxGxxG family protein translates to MKRFLAALGLSLSLAAVPFTGVAAAEGTPVPARSAAVSVADGQPQQHQQQYDRDKGGGGWGLWGLTGLLGLLGLLGLRRQRESHGSTASGRGMQ, encoded by the coding sequence ATGAAGAGGTTTCTTGCCGCACTGGGCCTGTCCCTTTCCCTGGCAGCCGTTCCGTTCACCGGTGTCGCGGCGGCGGAGGGGACACCGGTGCCGGCCCGGTCCGCGGCGGTCTCCGTGGCCGACGGCCAACCGCAGCAGCACCAGCAGCAGTACGACCGGGACAAGGGCGGCGGAGGCTGGGGCCTGTGGGGCCTGACCGGACTCCTGGGGCTGCTGGGCCTGCTGGGGCTGCGCAGGCAGCGGGAGTCGCACGGCAGCACCGCTAGCGGACGCGGCATGCAGTGA
- a CDS encoding phospholipase D-like domain-containing protein — MVRRKTIVTALKRILFGVLAAQLAVAAALVAVDTWRRRVRPYRAVFPRTAPATTLVDGTEVTVYTYGEDLFRDMLAAIRSARHRVLFESFILKGDRLGAEFKRALIEAAERGVEVFVVYDGFANLVVPRRFFDFPPTVNVIRYPAFRPGVLLLDVRKSGRDHRKILTVDGRTGFVGGYNVGAVYATEWRDTHLRLVGPAAWELENAFSDFWNTNRRSGQPRLEDVGADHWHPRIRVHRNVPEVLIYPIRAMYLEAIDRAKERIRITQAYFIPDREILSALIAAARRGVEVDVLVPERSNHVIADWLARGCYTALLRGGVRLWLYQNAMVHAKTATIDGQWSTVGTANVDRLSLTGNYEINVEIIDDGVAARLEQVFANDLTNARRLTLGEWRRRPFMAKFSEAVLAPWRPLL, encoded by the coding sequence GTGGTGCGACGCAAGACCATCGTGACCGCCCTCAAGCGGATCCTGTTCGGCGTGCTGGCGGCCCAGCTGGCGGTGGCCGCCGCGCTCGTCGCCGTCGACACCTGGCGCAGGCGGGTCCGCCCCTACCGCGCGGTGTTCCCGCGGACCGCGCCCGCCACGACCCTGGTGGACGGGACCGAGGTCACGGTCTACACCTACGGCGAGGACCTCTTCCGGGACATGCTGGCGGCGATCCGCTCCGCACGGCACCGCGTCCTGTTCGAGTCCTTCATCCTCAAGGGCGACCGCCTCGGCGCGGAGTTCAAGCGGGCGTTGATCGAGGCGGCCGAGCGGGGCGTCGAGGTCTTCGTCGTCTACGACGGGTTCGCCAACCTGGTGGTGCCCCGGCGGTTCTTCGACTTCCCGCCGACGGTCAACGTCATCCGCTATCCGGCGTTCCGGCCGGGGGTGCTGCTGCTCGACGTGCGCAAGTCCGGGCGCGACCACCGCAAGATCCTCACCGTGGACGGCCGGACCGGGTTCGTCGGCGGCTACAACGTGGGGGCGGTGTACGCCACCGAGTGGCGGGACACGCACCTGCGCCTGGTCGGCCCGGCGGCGTGGGAGCTGGAGAACGCCTTCTCCGACTTCTGGAACACCAACCGCAGGAGCGGCCAGCCGCGGCTGGAGGACGTCGGCGCCGACCACTGGCATCCGCGCATCCGGGTCCACCGCAACGTCCCGGAGGTGCTCATCTACCCCATCCGCGCGATGTACCTGGAGGCGATCGACCGGGCCAAGGAGCGCATCCGCATCACCCAGGCGTACTTCATCCCCGACCGGGAGATCCTGAGCGCGCTGATCGCCGCGGCCCGCCGCGGGGTGGAGGTGGACGTGCTGGTCCCCGAACGGTCCAACCACGTCATCGCCGACTGGCTGGCTCGCGGGTGCTACACGGCCCTGCTGCGCGGCGGCGTCCGCCTGTGGCTCTACCAGAACGCCATGGTCCACGCCAAGACCGCCACCATCGACGGCCAGTGGAGCACCGTCGGCACCGCCAACGTCGACCGGCTGAGCCTCACCGGGAACTACGAGATCAACGTGGAGATCATCGACGACGGGGTCGCGGCCCGGCTGGAGCAGGTGTTCGCCAACGACCTCACCAACGCCCGCCGGCTGACGCTGGGGGAGTGGCGGCGGCGCCCGTTCATGGCCAAGTTCAGCGAGGCCGTCCTGGCGCCGTGGCGGCCCCTGCTGTAG
- a CDS encoding SPFH domain-containing protein produces the protein MGLFDMIRGEFIDIIEWLDDSRDTITWRFPRHDNEIKMGAKLVVREGQLAVFVNEGSIADVYAPGTHTLTTQNMPVLSTLKGWKYGFDSPFKAEVYFFNTRQFTDLKWGTQNPVIVRDPEFGMVRLRAFGGYSLRVVDPPLLLRELVGTDPQFRTEEVAEHLRQRIVGHLGPALAASGLSVLDLAANQHAIGERLAQVLSAELASIGVAVPRFIIENISLPTEVEEALDKRSQMGIVGNLDQYARFQAANAMESAAQNPGGGMGEGMGMGMGIAMGQQMAAAFGGVQQPQQPPAAPDGPPPLPPQEQWYTAVNGRQQGPFDQSGLRAQVGAGALTPDTLVWRTGMAQWTPARQVPELAGLFPQQGPPPLPPQ, from the coding sequence GTGGGTCTGTTCGACATGATCCGCGGCGAGTTCATCGACATCATCGAATGGCTCGACGACAGCCGCGACACGATCACCTGGCGCTTCCCCCGCCACGACAACGAGATCAAGATGGGAGCCAAGCTCGTCGTCCGCGAGGGCCAGCTCGCGGTGTTCGTCAACGAGGGGAGCATCGCCGACGTCTACGCGCCCGGCACCCACACCCTCACCACGCAGAACATGCCCGTGCTGAGCACCCTCAAGGGATGGAAGTACGGGTTCGACTCGCCCTTCAAGGCCGAGGTGTACTTCTTCAACACCCGCCAGTTCACCGACCTGAAGTGGGGCACGCAGAACCCGGTCATCGTCCGCGACCCCGAGTTCGGCATGGTGCGGCTGCGTGCGTTCGGCGGCTACTCCCTGCGCGTCGTCGACCCGCCGCTGCTGCTGCGCGAGCTGGTCGGCACCGACCCGCAGTTCCGCACCGAGGAGGTCGCCGAGCACCTGCGCCAGCGGATCGTGGGCCACCTCGGTCCCGCGCTGGCCGCCAGCGGGCTGTCCGTGCTCGACCTCGCGGCCAACCAGCACGCCATCGGGGAGCGGCTGGCCCAGGTGCTCAGCGCCGAACTCGCGTCGATCGGCGTCGCCGTCCCCCGGTTCATCATCGAGAACATCTCCCTGCCGACCGAGGTGGAGGAGGCGCTCGACAAGCGCTCCCAGATGGGCATCGTGGGCAACCTCGACCAGTACGCCAGGTTCCAGGCGGCCAACGCGATGGAGAGCGCCGCGCAGAACCCCGGCGGCGGCATGGGCGAAGGCATGGGGATGGGCATGGGCATCGCCATGGGCCAGCAGATGGCGGCCGCGTTCGGCGGCGTCCAGCAGCCCCAGCAGCCGCCCGCGGCCCCGGACGGCCCGCCGCCGCTGCCGCCGCAGGAGCAGTGGTACACCGCCGTCAACGGCCGGCAGCAGGGCCCCTTCGACCAGTCCGGACTGCGCGCCCAGGTCGGCGCCGGCGCGCTCACCCCCGACACGCTGGTGTGGCGGACCGGGATGGCGCAGTGGACGCCCGCCCGCCAGGTGCCCGAACTCGCCGGGCTCTTCCCGCAGCAGGGCCCGCCCCCGCTGCCGCCGCAGTAG
- a CDS encoding peptidylprolyl isomerase, whose protein sequence is MNRFPTTVTAGLLSCVLLAAATACQSETDEGPDSPVSDVTGATLHTSLGDIEVVLLPEEAPETVANFVGLAEGSKATNPTTGDDRFYDGTVFHRVIPDFMIQGGDPEGTGRGGPGYTFADEIRPDLVFDEPGKLAMANSGPNTNGSQFFVTTVATPWLDGRHTIFGEVADDASLDVAVAISLVPTDGADRPTEDVVLESVTIHRADG, encoded by the coding sequence ATGAACCGTTTCCCCACGACCGTGACCGCAGGACTGCTGAGCTGCGTGCTCCTGGCGGCCGCCACGGCCTGCCAGTCCGAGACCGACGAGGGGCCGGACTCCCCGGTCTCCGACGTCACGGGAGCGACCCTGCACACCAGCCTCGGCGACATCGAGGTGGTGCTGCTCCCCGAGGAGGCGCCCGAGACGGTGGCGAACTTCGTGGGGCTGGCCGAGGGGAGCAAGGCCACCAACCCGACCACCGGGGACGACCGGTTCTACGACGGCACGGTCTTCCACCGGGTCATCCCCGACTTCATGATCCAGGGCGGCGACCCCGAGGGCACCGGCCGGGGCGGTCCCGGCTACACCTTCGCCGACGAGATCCGCCCCGACCTGGTGTTCGACGAGCCGGGCAAGCTCGCCATGGCCAACTCCGGCCCGAACACCAACGGATCGCAGTTCTTCGTCACCACCGTCGCCACGCCCTGGCTGGACGGCCGGCACACCATCTTCGGGGAGGTCGCCGACGACGCCAGCCTCGACGTGGCCGTGGCCATCTCGCTGGTGCCCACCGACGGCGCCGACCGGCCGACCGAGGACGTCGTCCTGGAGTCGGTGACCATCCACCGGGCCGACGGCTGA